A window of the Streptomyces sp. Ag109_O5-10 genome harbors these coding sequences:
- a CDS encoding response regulator transcription factor: MPQTVLLAEDDRAIRHALERALTLEGYEVTAVADGVEALAHAHRTNPDVLVLDVMMPGIDGLQVCRVLRAEGDRTPILMLTALVETADRIAGLDAGADDYVVKPFDVEEVFARLRALLRRTSPVTTGGGSAGGGGAGVAAEPGREPQVSDRQVEAAGLRMDLQARRAWRGRRELELTRTEFELLELLARNAGIVLDHSTIYDRIWGYDFGPGSKNLAVYVGYLRRKLDEPGAPQLIHTVRGVGYVLRED; the protein is encoded by the coding sequence GTGCCCCAGACTGTGCTGCTCGCCGAAGACGACCGCGCCATCCGCCACGCCCTGGAGCGGGCCCTCACCCTGGAGGGTTATGAGGTGACGGCGGTCGCGGACGGTGTGGAGGCCCTGGCGCACGCCCACCGCACCAACCCGGACGTCCTGGTCCTGGACGTGATGATGCCCGGCATCGACGGACTCCAGGTCTGCCGCGTGCTGCGGGCCGAGGGGGACCGTACCCCGATCCTCATGCTGACCGCGCTGGTGGAGACCGCCGACCGGATCGCGGGACTGGACGCCGGCGCCGACGACTACGTCGTCAAGCCCTTCGACGTCGAAGAGGTCTTCGCCCGGCTGCGGGCGCTGCTGCGCCGGACCTCGCCAGTGACCACCGGCGGCGGCAGCGCCGGGGGCGGCGGTGCCGGTGTCGCCGCCGAACCCGGCCGGGAGCCCCAGGTCTCCGACCGGCAGGTCGAGGCGGCCGGCCTGCGGATGGACCTCCAGGCCCGCCGGGCCTGGCGCGGCAGGCGCGAGCTGGAGCTGACCCGCACCGAGTTCGAACTCCTCGAGCTGCTCGCGCGCAACGCGGGCATCGTCCTCGACCACTCCACGATCTACGACCGCATCTGGGGCTACGACTTCGGCCCCGGTTCCAAGAACCTCGCCGTCTACGTCGGCTACCTGCGCCGCAAGCTCGACGAGCCGGGCGCCCCGCAGCTGATCCACACGGTCCGGGGCGTGGGATACGTGCTGCGGGAGGACTGA
- a CDS encoding sigma-70 family RNA polymerase sigma factor, giving the protein MTENHRSGPAPGVVAAARAGDRAALEHLVTACLPLVYNIVGRALNGHADVDDVVQETLLRMVRGLEKLRDPSAFRSWLVAITIRQVRNREQSRATDRDRRARLDDAETITDPALDFAGLTILRLGLTEQRREVAEATRWLDPDDQELLSLWWLEETGDLERAELAGALGLSDRHAAVRVQRMKKQMEVSRGVVRGLAADPRCAALDGIAARWDGTPSPLWRKRFGRHIRGCGVCAGLERGLLPMDRLLSGLPLVAVPAGLDPARVLAHVTGAHVTGSHATAPHATGVADSGGGGRPPRGRHGRAGKRAGRQLVGRQAVVGGSAAVAVVAAVALVAARMTAGPSAPAADAAPPPTPVAVASPSQSPSPTHSASPSPSPSRSASPEPSAKPARSKHTAAEVRVASGAKKGVGVWTFNGVSQALAASGASWYYTWNTGHQGVTTPSSASFVPMVWGAASVTGTALAQARAAGPYLLGFNEPDMAQQSNMTVDQALGLWPKLMAAGKVLGSPAVAYGGDTAGGWLDRFMSGAKAKGYRVDFITLHWYGGDFRTPQAVRQLTSYLAAVYARYHKPIWLTEYALIDFSQGTRFPSAQQQADFVTASTKALDALPYVQRYAWFGLGADPAKPSSGLFTSGTAATAAGRAFQAAR; this is encoded by the coding sequence ATGACCGAGAACCATCGCAGCGGACCCGCCCCCGGCGTGGTGGCGGCCGCCCGCGCGGGGGACAGAGCGGCACTGGAGCACCTGGTGACCGCGTGCCTGCCGCTGGTCTACAACATCGTCGGCCGGGCCCTGAACGGCCATGCCGACGTCGACGACGTCGTACAGGAGACGCTGTTGCGCATGGTGCGGGGGCTGGAGAAGCTGCGGGACCCGTCCGCGTTCCGGTCGTGGCTCGTCGCCATCACGATCCGGCAGGTGCGCAACCGGGAGCAGTCGCGGGCCACGGACCGGGACCGCCGGGCCCGTCTGGACGACGCGGAGACGATCACCGACCCGGCGCTCGACTTCGCCGGGCTGACCATCCTGCGGCTGGGCCTGACCGAGCAGCGCCGGGAGGTCGCGGAGGCGACGCGCTGGCTCGACCCGGACGACCAGGAGCTGCTGTCCCTGTGGTGGCTGGAGGAGACCGGCGACCTGGAGCGCGCCGAACTCGCCGGTGCGCTGGGGCTGTCGGACCGGCATGCGGCGGTGCGGGTGCAGCGGATGAAGAAGCAGATGGAGGTCTCGCGGGGGGTGGTGCGGGGGCTGGCGGCCGACCCGCGCTGTGCCGCGCTGGACGGGATCGCCGCGCGCTGGGACGGCACGCCGAGTCCGCTGTGGCGCAAGCGGTTCGGGCGTCACATACGCGGCTGCGGGGTGTGCGCGGGCCTGGAGCGGGGGCTGCTGCCGATGGACCGGCTGCTGAGCGGCCTGCCGCTGGTGGCCGTACCGGCGGGCCTCGACCCGGCGCGGGTGCTGGCTCATGTCACCGGGGCTCACGTCACCGGGTCCCACGCCACCGCACCCCATGCGACCGGGGTCGCGGATTCCGGTGGCGGGGGCCGTCCGCCGCGGGGGCGGCACGGGCGCGCGGGCAAGCGGGCCGGCCGGCAACTCGTGGGCAGGCAGGCGGTCGTGGGCGGTTCGGCGGCGGTCGCGGTCGTCGCGGCGGTCGCGCTGGTCGCGGCCCGGATGACGGCGGGCCCGTCCGCCCCGGCCGCGGACGCGGCCCCGCCGCCGACGCCGGTGGCCGTGGCGTCCCCGAGCCAGAGCCCGAGTCCGACGCACTCCGCCTCCCCTTCGCCCTCCCCCAGCCGCAGCGCGTCCCCGGAACCGTCCGCCAAGCCGGCCCGCTCGAAGCACACCGCGGCTGAGGTGCGGGTGGCCTCCGGCGCCAAGAAGGGCGTGGGCGTATGGACGTTCAACGGCGTGAGCCAGGCGCTCGCGGCGAGCGGGGCGAGCTGGTACTACACCTGGAACACCGGGCACCAGGGCGTGACGACCCCGTCCTCGGCCTCCTTCGTGCCGATGGTCTGGGGCGCCGCGTCCGTCACCGGCACCGCGCTGGCGCAGGCGCGGGCGGCGGGGCCGTACCTCCTGGGTTTCAACGAACCCGACATGGCGCAGCAGTCGAACATGACGGTCGACCAGGCGCTGGGACTGTGGCCGAAGCTGATGGCGGCCGGCAAGGTGCTGGGCAGCCCGGCGGTGGCGTACGGCGGTGACACGGCCGGCGGCTGGCTGGACCGGTTCATGTCCGGGGCGAAGGCGAAGGGGTACCGGGTCGACTTCATCACGCTGCACTGGTACGGCGGTGACTTCCGCACCCCGCAGGCCGTGCGGCAGCTGACCTCGTACCTGGCGGCGGTGTACGCGCGCTACCACAAGCCGATCTGGCTCACCGAGTACGCACTGATCGACTTCTCGCAGGGGACCCGGTTCCCGTCCGCGCAGCAGCAGGCGGACTTCGTCACCGCGTCCACGAAGGCGCTCGACGCGCTGCCGTACGTGCAGCGGTACGCGTGGTTCGGGCTCGGCGCGGACCCGGCGAAGCCGAGCAGCGGGCTGTTCACGAGCGGTACGGCGGCCACGGCGGCGGGCCGGGCCTTCCAGGCGGCGCGCTGA
- a CDS encoding HAMP domain-containing sensor histidine kinase, translated as MERLTRLLARRRPGLVSLRTTFVVSFAAVTAVVTVVVGILSYNAAARLVRVDQQSVFTQVVSDVQDEVRQHRMVPEDFSSSQPGHDLVRPARTDVQVLGTRGEIVDRGSPVLPVTAADRAAATAAEAGKTVQHQDVQAGEDLFRIATVALGGGRGAVQVAQEFSDTEDLLQALQQRTLLLMAAVVVAAGLLGWWLARRITRRLVILTAAAENVARTRQLGIQVPVTGLDEVGRLGRAFDRMLGRLAQSEEDQRRLVQDAGHELRTPLTSLRTNISLLRRIDELPPATREELVADLGQEARELTDLVNELVDLAAGQSDTEPTQHVDLADIAEDVAGLARRRAGREIVLHVAGDTTAYGRPGMLQRAVSNLVENAAKFDRDGTSPIEISVTGPARPGTVRVEVLDRGPGIAEGDLIRIFDRFYRAADARSLPGSGLGLSIVREVALAHGGAPFALRREGGGAVIGFTVGGGMTGGTLRV; from the coding sequence CTGGAGCGGCTCACGCGGTTGCTGGCCCGGCGCCGGCCGGGCCTCGTCTCCCTGCGGACCACCTTCGTCGTCTCCTTCGCGGCGGTCACGGCCGTCGTCACGGTCGTCGTCGGCATCCTGTCGTACAACGCCGCCGCCCGGCTGGTCCGCGTCGACCAGCAGTCGGTGTTCACGCAGGTCGTCTCCGACGTCCAGGACGAGGTCAGGCAGCACAGGATGGTGCCGGAGGACTTCTCCTCCTCCCAGCCCGGCCATGATCTGGTCCGGCCCGCGCGCACCGACGTCCAGGTGCTCGGCACGCGGGGCGAGATCGTCGACCGCGGCAGCCCGGTGCTGCCCGTCACCGCCGCGGACCGGGCGGCCGCCACCGCCGCGGAGGCCGGGAAGACGGTCCAGCACCAGGACGTCCAGGCCGGTGAGGACCTGTTCCGGATCGCCACGGTCGCGCTCGGCGGCGGGCGGGGCGCCGTGCAGGTGGCGCAGGAGTTCAGTGACACCGAGGACCTGCTGCAGGCGCTCCAGCAGCGGACGCTGCTGCTGATGGCGGCCGTGGTGGTGGCCGCCGGGCTGCTCGGCTGGTGGCTGGCCCGGCGGATCACCCGCCGGCTGGTGATCCTCACCGCGGCCGCGGAGAACGTGGCCCGCACCCGGCAGCTCGGCATCCAGGTGCCGGTGACGGGACTGGACGAGGTGGGCAGGCTGGGCCGCGCCTTCGACCGGATGCTGGGCCGCCTCGCCCAGTCGGAGGAGGACCAGCGGCGCCTGGTCCAGGACGCGGGCCACGAGCTCCGCACCCCGCTGACCTCGCTCCGTACCAACATCTCCCTGCTCCGCCGGATCGACGAACTCCCGCCCGCCACCCGTGAGGAGCTCGTGGCCGACCTCGGCCAGGAGGCGCGCGAGCTGACCGACCTGGTCAACGAGCTGGTCGACCTCGCGGCCGGGCAGTCCGACACCGAGCCCACGCAGCACGTGGACCTGGCCGACATCGCGGAGGACGTGGCGGGGCTGGCCCGGCGCCGTGCCGGACGCGAGATCGTCCTGCACGTGGCCGGGGACACCACGGCCTACGGGCGGCCCGGCATGCTCCAGCGGGCCGTCTCCAACCTCGTCGAGAACGCGGCCAAGTTCGACCGCGACGGCACGTCCCCCATCGAGATCAGCGTGACCGGCCCCGCCCGGCCGGGCACGGTCCGCGTCGAGGTCCTGGACCGCGGTCCCGGTATCGCCGAGGGCGACCTGATCCGCATCTTCGACCGCTTCTACCGCGCCGCCGACGCCCGCTCCCTGCCCGGCTCCGGCCTCGGCCTCTCCATCGTCCGCGAGGTCGCCCTGGCCCACGGCGGCGCCCCCTTCGCCCTCCGCCGGGAGGGCGGAGGCGCGGTGATCGGGTTCACGGTGGGCGGGGGGATGACGGGCGGGACGCTCCGAGTCTGA
- a CDS encoding alpha/beta fold hydrolase, translating into MHISGFSHVPRVSRKSGRPRRTAQAARWGAALLALSGTTSVLVPMTAQAGGPAGDPGREKPTIVLLHGAFADASSWNGVVQKLQRNGYTVAAPANPLRGVAQDSAYLASFLKSITGPVILVGHSYGGEVISQAAVGNDNVKALVYINALMPDKGESQVTLAAKFAPAPLTKALKPVPFQAGPGSTGTDVYIQPDKLHQVFAADLPTSQTTVMAATQRPIAMSAFADKLTGAAWHTKPVYALVGRQDMAINPALELFEAKRANARKTVEINSSHVSLVSHPQAVKDLITDAAEDYMWKK; encoded by the coding sequence ATGCACATATCCGGCTTCTCCCACGTCCCCCGTGTCTCCCGCAAGTCCGGCAGGCCCCGCCGCACCGCGCAGGCCGCCCGCTGGGGCGCGGCGCTGCTGGCACTGTCGGGAACCACCTCCGTCCTGGTCCCCATGACGGCACAGGCCGGCGGTCCGGCCGGCGACCCCGGCCGGGAGAAGCCCACCATCGTGCTCCTGCACGGCGCCTTCGCCGACGCGTCGAGCTGGAACGGTGTCGTGCAGAAACTCCAGCGGAACGGCTACACGGTGGCCGCACCGGCCAACCCGCTGCGCGGCGTCGCCCAGGACTCGGCCTACCTCGCGAGCTTCCTGAAATCCATCACGGGACCGGTCATCCTGGTCGGCCACTCCTACGGCGGAGAGGTGATCTCGCAGGCCGCCGTCGGAAACGACAACGTCAAGGCCCTCGTCTACATCAACGCGCTCATGCCCGACAAGGGGGAGTCGCAGGTCACCCTCGCCGCGAAGTTCGCCCCCGCGCCCCTCACCAAGGCCCTGAAGCCGGTGCCCTTCCAGGCCGGCCCCGGCAGCACCGGCACCGACGTGTACATCCAGCCGGACAAACTGCACCAGGTCTTCGCCGCGGACCTGCCCACCAGCCAGACCACCGTCATGGCGGCCACCCAGCGCCCGATCGCGATGTCGGCGTTCGCCGACAAGCTCACCGGCGCCGCCTGGCACACCAAGCCCGTGTACGCCCTCGTCGGCAGGCAGGACATGGCGATCAACCCGGCCCTGGAACTGTTCGAGGCGAAGCGCGCGAACGCCCGGAAGACGGTGGAGATCAACTCCTCGCACGTGTCGCTCGTCTCCCACCCACAGGCGGTCAAGGACCTGATCACCGACGCCGCCGAGGACTACATGTGGAAGAAGTAG
- a CDS encoding phosphatidylglycerol lysyltransferase domain-containing protein, with the protein MPAQLSTLIPSGVSAALRAPTGASGGALRRRAADFTVWYLRVIAVLNILAVMSLPFRQEVDEHNNGRITLHLHQQHAHHSGQFFTPYLATAGLVSAALAIFFVLVMRRRKRAAWVVNLTLSAPLFALYVLALTQHEYRAHAFNWVSAAVTGLFVAALLVSRREFNAVGDPSNPKTALAVGAGGVLVTGGLGTLLVHATNKLPGSTLPDEIAYTLLRGVSVGPLADHVTAVHAPRWADIIVNILLAAAFCLVLYAGFRSPRGRRLLSPEDETRLRGLLDKHGARDSLGYFALRRDKMAIFSPTGKSAVTYRVVGGVSLASGDPIGDPEAWPGAIDAWLTEARQHAWTPAVMGASEEAGTVYARHGLDALELGDEAIVDIADFTLEGRAMRVVRQAHNRVRRAGYTVRIRRHEDIPADEMATLIERADSWRDGATERGFSMALGRLGDPADGRCVMLECRDADDTPRALLSFVPWGEQGLSLDLMRRDRNSENGLMEFMVVELLLGAAELKVDRVSLNFAMFRSVFERGSRLGAGPVLRLWHATLTFFSRWWQIESLYRANAKYRPVWEPRYILFTKTSDLPRIGLASARAEGFLTVPWGT; encoded by the coding sequence ATGCCCGCACAGCTGTCGACCCTGATCCCGTCCGGCGTCTCCGCCGCCCTGCGCGCCCCCACCGGCGCCTCGGGCGGCGCCCTGCGCAGGCGGGCCGCCGACTTCACCGTCTGGTACCTGCGTGTGATCGCCGTACTGAACATACTGGCGGTGATGTCGCTCCCCTTCCGCCAGGAGGTCGACGAGCACAACAACGGCCGCATCACCCTGCACCTCCACCAGCAGCACGCGCACCACAGCGGCCAGTTCTTCACCCCGTACCTGGCCACGGCGGGCCTGGTCTCGGCCGCCCTCGCCATCTTCTTCGTGCTGGTGATGCGCCGCCGCAAGCGCGCGGCCTGGGTGGTCAACCTGACCCTGTCCGCCCCGCTCTTCGCCCTCTACGTCCTCGCCCTCACCCAGCACGAGTACCGCGCCCACGCCTTCAACTGGGTCTCGGCGGCCGTCACCGGCCTCTTCGTGGCCGCGCTGCTGGTCAGCCGCCGGGAGTTCAACGCGGTGGGCGACCCGTCGAACCCGAAGACGGCCCTGGCGGTGGGCGCCGGCGGCGTCCTGGTGACCGGCGGCCTGGGCACGCTCCTCGTCCATGCCACGAACAAGCTCCCGGGCTCCACCCTCCCCGACGAGATCGCCTACACCCTGCTGCGGGGCGTCAGCGTCGGCCCGCTCGCCGACCACGTCACCGCGGTGCACGCCCCCCGCTGGGCCGACATCATCGTCAACATCCTCCTCGCCGCCGCCTTCTGCCTGGTCCTCTACGCCGGCTTCCGCTCCCCGCGCGGCCGCCGCCTGCTCAGCCCGGAGGACGAGACCCGGCTGCGCGGCCTGCTGGACAAACACGGCGCCCGCGACTCCCTCGGCTACTTCGCGCTGCGCCGCGACAAGATGGCGATCTTCTCCCCCACCGGCAAGTCGGCGGTCACCTACCGCGTCGTCGGCGGTGTCAGCCTCGCCTCCGGCGACCCGATCGGCGACCCGGAGGCCTGGCCGGGCGCGATCGACGCGTGGCTGACGGAGGCGCGGCAGCACGCCTGGACGCCGGCCGTCATGGGCGCGAGCGAGGAGGCGGGCACCGTCTACGCCCGGCACGGCCTGGACGCCCTCGAACTCGGCGACGAGGCCATCGTCGACATCGCCGACTTCACCCTGGAGGGCCGTGCGATGCGCGTGGTCCGCCAGGCCCACAACCGGGTCCGCCGCGCCGGCTACACGGTCCGCATCCGCCGCCACGAGGACATTCCGGCCGACGAGATGGCGACCCTGATCGAACGGGCCGACAGCTGGCGCGACGGTGCCACCGAGCGCGGCTTCTCCATGGCCCTCGGCCGCCTCGGCGACCCGGCGGACGGGCGCTGCGTGATGCTGGAGTGCCGGGACGCGGACGACACCCCGCGCGCCCTCCTCAGCTTCGTCCCCTGGGGCGAACAGGGCCTCTCCCTGGACCTGATGCGCCGCGACCGCAACTCCGAGAACGGCCTGATGGAGTTCATGGTCGTCGAACTCCTCCTCGGCGCGGCCGAGTTGAAGGTAGACCGCGTCTCCCTCAACTTCGCCATGTTCCGCTCGGTCTTCGAACGCGGCTCCCGCCTCGGCGCGGGCCCGGTCCTGCGCCTGTGGCACGCCACCCTGACCTTCTTCTCCCGCTGGTGGCAGATCGAGTCCCTGTACCGCGCGAACGCCAAGTACCGCCCGGTGTGGGAACCCCGCTACATCCTCTTCACGAAGACCAGCGACCTCCCGCGGATCGGCCTGGCGAGCGCCCGCGCGGAGGGCTTCCTCACGGTGCCCTGGGGGACCTGA
- a CDS encoding LLM class flavin-dependent oxidoreductase — protein MQFGIFTVGDVTPDPTTGRTPSERERIKAMVAIALKAEEVGLDVFATGEHHNPPFVPSSPTTMLGYIAAQTEKLILSTSTTLITTNDPVKIAEDYAMLQHLADGRVDLMMGRGNTGPVYPWFGQDIREGINLAIENYALLRRLWREDVVDWEGKFRTPLQGFTSTPRPMDDVPPFVWHGSIRSPEIAEQAAYYGDGFFHNNIFWPAEHTKRMVEFYRKRFAHYGHGTPEQAIVGLGGQVFMRKNSQDAVREFRPYFDNAPVYGHGPSLEDFTEQTPLTVGSPQQVIERTLGFREYAGDYQRQLFLMDHAGLPLKTVLEQLDMLGEEVVPVLRKEFAKGRPADVPEAPTHASLRAAAAAEKKADEAADGSADKASDKKEAGV, from the coding sequence ATGCAGTTCGGGATCTTCACGGTCGGCGACGTCACGCCGGACCCCACCACGGGGCGGACGCCGAGCGAGCGGGAGCGCATCAAGGCGATGGTCGCGATCGCGCTGAAGGCCGAGGAGGTCGGTCTGGACGTGTTCGCGACGGGTGAGCACCACAACCCGCCGTTCGTGCCCTCGTCGCCGACCACGATGCTCGGTTACATCGCCGCGCAGACGGAGAAGCTGATCCTCTCCACCTCCACCACCCTCATCACCACCAACGACCCGGTGAAGATCGCCGAGGACTACGCGATGCTCCAGCACCTGGCCGACGGCCGGGTGGACCTGATGATGGGCCGCGGCAACACCGGGCCGGTCTACCCCTGGTTCGGGCAGGACATCCGCGAGGGCATCAACCTCGCCATCGAGAACTACGCCCTGCTGCGCCGGCTGTGGCGCGAGGACGTCGTCGACTGGGAGGGCAAGTTCCGCACCCCGCTGCAGGGCTTCACCTCCACCCCGCGGCCGATGGACGACGTACCGCCGTTCGTCTGGCACGGCTCGATCCGCTCGCCCGAGATAGCGGAGCAGGCCGCCTACTACGGTGACGGCTTCTTCCACAACAACATCTTCTGGCCCGCCGAGCACACCAAGCGGATGGTCGAGTTCTACCGGAAGCGGTTCGCGCATTACGGGCACGGCACCCCCGAGCAGGCGATCGTCGGGCTCGGCGGCCAGGTGTTCATGCGGAAGAACTCGCAGGACGCGGTGCGCGAGTTCCGGCCGTACTTCGACAACGCGCCGGTCTACGGGCACGGGCCGTCCCTGGAGGACTTCACCGAGCAGACCCCGCTGACGGTCGGCTCGCCGCAGCAGGTGATCGAGCGGACGCTGGGCTTCCGTGAGTACGCGGGCGACTACCAGCGCCAGCTGTTCCTGATGGACCACGCGGGGCTGCCGCTGAAGACGGTCCTTGAGCAGCTCGACATGCTCGGCGAGGAGGTCGTGCCGGTGCTGCGCAAGGAGTTCGCGAAGGGCCGTCCGGCGGACGTCCCGGAGGCGCCGACGCACGCGTCGCTGCGGGCCGCCGCGGCGGCGGAGAAGAAGGCCGACGAGGCCGCGGACGGTTCCGCCGACAAGGCATCGGACAAGAAGGAGGCCGGGGTATGA
- a CDS encoding FMN reductase: MKLVVVSAGLSVPSSTRLLADRLAAAVGRQAEAPVEVEVVELRDLAVEIAHNFTNGFPGRKLAAAQEAVTAADGVIAVTPVFTASYSGLFKSFFDVLDKDALAGKPVLIAATGGTARHSLVLEHALRPMFAYLRAVVVPTGVYAASEDWGAEGLEDRVERAAGELAGLMRGLRRSVPEQPGEPGELPVVPFAEQLARLSAS; this comes from the coding sequence ATGAAGCTCGTCGTCGTCTCAGCGGGGCTGAGCGTGCCGTCGTCCACGCGGCTGCTGGCCGACCGGCTGGCCGCGGCCGTGGGCCGGCAGGCCGAGGCCCCGGTCGAGGTCGAGGTGGTCGAGCTGCGCGACCTCGCGGTCGAGATCGCGCACAACTTCACCAACGGGTTCCCGGGGCGGAAGCTGGCGGCCGCGCAGGAGGCGGTGACCGCGGCGGACGGCGTGATCGCCGTGACGCCGGTGTTCACGGCGTCGTACAGCGGGCTGTTCAAGTCGTTCTTCGACGTGCTCGACAAGGACGCGCTGGCGGGAAAGCCGGTACTGATCGCGGCGACCGGGGGTACGGCACGGCACTCGCTGGTGCTGGAGCACGCGCTGCGGCCCATGTTCGCGTACCTGCGGGCGGTGGTCGTGCCGACCGGTGTGTACGCGGCGTCGGAGGACTGGGGCGCGGAGGGGCTGGAGGACCGGGTCGAGCGGGCGGCGGGGGAGCTGGCCGGGCTGATGCGGGGGCTGCGCCGGAGCGTGCCCGAGCAGCCCGGGGAGCCCGGGGAGCTGCCGGTCGTGCCGTTCGCGGAGCAGCTGGCGAGGCTGTCCGCGAGCTGA
- a CDS encoding M55 family metallopeptidase produces MRIYISVDMEGITGLVDRDDVQPGGRDYERGRSMMAEDVNAAVRGAVAAGATEVLVNDAHGPMRNLLPEHLHPAARLVRGKPKKMLMLEGLTAGHDAAICVGYHSRAGALGVLSHSFMGHEIEDIWLDGRPAGEIGLAHATAAALGVPVVALTGDDAACAEMTAWEESVVAVPVKYARDRFAAELRPAEEARRAIEEGVLAALTPVPKRPAAPEGESLLAVRWQSASVPAVLLGIPGVTALDSRTVQARGPLPALYRQFGVWMRVASSLTNQPPYC; encoded by the coding sequence GTGCGGATCTACATCAGCGTGGACATGGAAGGCATCACCGGGCTCGTCGACCGGGACGACGTGCAGCCGGGCGGCCGGGACTACGAGCGCGGCCGGTCGATGATGGCCGAGGACGTGAACGCGGCGGTACGCGGGGCGGTGGCCGCCGGCGCGACCGAGGTGCTGGTCAACGACGCCCACGGGCCGATGCGCAACCTGCTCCCCGAACACCTGCACCCCGCGGCCCGCCTGGTGCGCGGCAAGCCGAAGAAGATGCTGATGCTGGAGGGGCTCACGGCGGGGCACGACGCGGCGATATGTGTCGGTTACCACTCCCGGGCCGGTGCCCTCGGTGTGCTGAGTCACAGCTTCATGGGCCACGAGATCGAGGACATCTGGCTGGACGGGAGACCCGCCGGGGAGATCGGGCTCGCGCACGCCACCGCCGCGGCCCTCGGCGTTCCGGTCGTGGCCCTCACGGGTGACGACGCGGCGTGCGCCGAGATGACGGCCTGGGAGGAATCGGTGGTCGCCGTGCCCGTGAAGTACGCCCGGGACCGGTTCGCCGCGGAGCTGCGCCCGGCGGAGGAGGCCCGCCGGGCGATCGAGGAGGGGGTGCTCGCGGCCCTGACGCCCGTGCCGAAGCGGCCCGCCGCGCCCGAGGGCGAGTCCCTCCTCGCCGTGCGCTGGCAGTCCGCCTCCGTCCCCGCCGTCCTCCTCGGCATCCCCGGGGTGACGGCCCTGGACAGCCGTACCGTGCAGGCCCGCGGTCCGCTGCCCGCCCTCTACCGGCAGTTCGGCGTCTGGATGCGGGTCGCCTCCTCGCTCACCAACCAGCCGCCGTACTGCTGA
- a CDS encoding thaumatin family protein, with amino-acid sequence MARGRRRHGARPPRRRWWYAGAAALATAATVIVTYGVWTPVGTPTAHPDRRTAAALPSGPSDTAPASPPSPSPSPSPSSSRSASPAASGRPKPSASVPAKTRTAPAATGQAGQPATAPAGKRLITVVNKTPQTVWAVVTNTSVYPAGRRLAPGQSLSVTVPNTWGGRIWGRTGCTGGTAAGPCASGDCTSVCGGGNPPTTLGEFTFDAYAGMDFYDVSMVDGANLPMYINVSHTTTTDPVSPSGCYRGTCTTEVDCPKAMRALSGGAEIGCKPPCAAFGGDTYCCRGAWAGRENCVPAKWPVDYTQVFKRAAPYAYSYAFDDGATMPCKGACYYRVTFGTTAGST; translated from the coding sequence ATGGCACGAGGACGCAGGAGACACGGCGCGAGACCACCGCGACGCCGCTGGTGGTACGCCGGCGCGGCCGCCCTCGCGACGGCCGCCACCGTGATCGTCACCTACGGCGTGTGGACCCCCGTCGGAACCCCCACCGCGCACCCGGACCGCCGGACGGCCGCGGCCCTCCCCTCCGGTCCGTCGGACACCGCACCCGCCTCGCCACCGTCACCGTCACCGTCACCGTCGCCGTCGTCGAGCCGCAGCGCGTCCCCCGCCGCGTCGGGCCGCCCCAAGCCGTCGGCCTCGGTGCCGGCGAAGACCCGGACCGCCCCCGCGGCCACCGGCCAGGCCGGGCAGCCCGCCACCGCCCCCGCCGGAAAGCGCCTGATCACCGTCGTCAACAAGACCCCGCAGACGGTGTGGGCGGTCGTCACCAACACCTCCGTCTACCCGGCAGGCCGCAGGCTCGCCCCCGGCCAGAGCCTCTCGGTGACCGTCCCGAACACCTGGGGCGGCCGCATCTGGGGCCGCACCGGATGCACCGGCGGAACGGCCGCGGGCCCCTGCGCCTCCGGCGACTGCACCAGCGTCTGCGGCGGCGGCAACCCGCCCACCACCCTCGGCGAGTTCACCTTCGACGCCTACGCGGGCATGGACTTCTACGACGTGAGCATGGTCGACGGCGCCAACCTGCCCATGTACATCAACGTCTCCCACACCACGACCACCGACCCGGTCAGCCCCTCCGGCTGCTACCGGGGCACCTGCACCACGGAGGTCGACTGCCCCAAGGCCATGCGGGCCCTGTCCGGCGGCGCGGAGATCGGCTGCAAGCCGCCCTGCGCGGCGTTCGGCGGCGACACCTACTGCTGCCGCGGCGCCTGGGCGGGCCGCGAGAACTGCGTCCCCGCCAAGTGGCCGGTGGACTACACCCAGGTCTTCAAGCGCGCCGCGCCCTACGCCTACTCCTACGCCTTCGACGACGGGGCGACCATGCCCTGCAAGGGCGCCTGCTACTACCGGGTGACCTTCGGGACGACGGCCGGCTCCACCTGA